A single Elaeis guineensis isolate ETL-2024a chromosome 15, EG11, whole genome shotgun sequence DNA region contains:
- the LOC105058490 gene encoding uncharacterized protein, producing the protein MFSEGLDAHSLRWVREGHASFSNPQRGMDPLYGLRNGGRGLGIPPPEKFRSGHLPRGAIPMSHTIPTEDESDSGSDMDESSDNEAEIYGGRYSVDSSPRDDVSGRRAPNGASTAADSGNRYTVPVSGQHYYSSDGYSGFSSSMDTTRQQPQQLRKQVHVNGYMEEEEEDGLSDSGWSSASQVGRNNGGVGMASRGSYHTESYSRNVPFRGDVKANVQRVGVTSQGSYTAESYSHKVPIREDANPSAVKVSMNSRGEYHSESYSRHVPFREEVEATAEMDDISDVPSAPPIHGCDQKISQASEPIPSMRSYDAHAACSKGPAIKQEAHSHVNDKSNIPDKNARSLKCSNKSSGAEVAPCSSSFPARVPTFHASAQGPWHSVIAYDACVRLCLHAWARGCMEAPIFLENECALLRSTFGLQQILLQSEEELLAKRSSELANEGAAPKPRKTIGKMKVQVRKVRMSPDMPSGCSFSSLKAPMVKLESLRYRMSNVQSTLSSGWESLRKVRVLPHLPANSSFSRHSLAYMHTSAQYIKQVSGLLKIGVTTLRSSSTYEIVQETYSCQLRLKSSTEEDWVRMQPGSGETHVFFPDSLGDDLIVDVHDSKGKLCGRVVAQVANIAEDPSDKLRWWSIYHEPEHELVGRIQLCVNYTTSVDENSALKYGSVAETVAYDIVLEVAMKAQRFQQRNLLLHGQWKWLLTEFASYYGVSDAYTKLRYLSYVMDVATPTADCLIVVHDLLLPVMLKSHSKNTLSHQENRILGEIEEQIEQILAMVFENYKSLDESLPSGMVEVFCPATGAPAPALVPAVKLYTLLHDILSPEAQLKLCRYFQAAVKKRMRRHLVETDEFVAGKCEGNLMDVVTISTAYQKMRSLCFNIRNEIFMDIEIHNQHVLPSFIDLPNLSASIYTVELCSRLRAFLVACPPTGPSPTVADLVIATADFQKDLASWNISPIKGGVDAKELFHLYIILWIQDKRLALLESCKLDKVKWSGVRTQHMTTPFVDDMYDLLKDTLNEYEVIVCRWPEYTFVLENAIADIEKAVVEALEKQYADVLAPLKDSMAPKKFGLKYVQKLTKRNSICPYTVPDELGILLNTMKRVLDVLRPKIEMQLKSWRSCIPDGGNVAAEDRLGEVNVTLRAKFRNYLQAVVEKLAENTRAQSTTKLKRIIQDSKDVIVESDIRSRMQALKDLLFQTINHLHTVFEVQVFVAVCRGFWHRMGQDVLSFLENRKENRAWYKCARVTVAVLDDTFASQMQQLLGSNALQEKDLEPPRSIMEVRSVLCKDAPVHKDSNFYY; encoded by the exons ATGTTCAGTGAAGGACTCGATGCGCATTCCCTTCGATGGGTTCGGGAG GGCCATGCATCTTTCTCAAACCCTCAGCGCGGGATGGATCCTCTTTACGGTCTCCGGAATGGCGGTCGTGGGCTTGGAATCCCGCCGCCGGAGAAATTTCGGAGTGGGCACCTGCCGAGAGGAGCGATCCCCATGTCCCACACCATCCCTACAGAAGATGAAAGTGATTCTGGCTCAGACATGGATGAGTCCTCCGATAATGAGGCGGAGATCTATGGAGGAAGGTACTCTGTTGATTCTTCGCCTCGGGATGATGTCTCGGGGCGCAGGGCACCTAATGGAGCCTCCACTGCAGCTGACAGTGGTAATCGGTACACGGTTCCGGTTTCAGGGCAACATTACTACTCAAGTGATGGTTACTCGGGCTTCAGTTCGTCGATGGATACCACTCGGCAGCAGCCGCAGCAGCTGAGGAAGCAAGTGCATGTGAATGGGTacatggaagaagaggaagaagatgggttGTCGGATTCTGGCTGGAGCTCTGCTAGTCAGGTGGGAAGGAATAATGGTGGTGTTGGTATGGCTTCAAGAGGGAGCTACCACACAGAAAGTTACTCTCGTAACGTTCCCTTCAGAGGAGATGTGAAGGCTAATGTGCAGAGGGTTGGTGTGACTTCCCAAGGAAGTTATACTGCAGAGAGCTACTCCCATAAAGTTCCCATAAGAGAGGATGCGAATCCAAGTGCGGTTAAAGTCAGCATGAATTCACGAGGGGAATACCATTCAGAGAGCTACTCTCGCCATGTTCCTTTCCGAGAAGAGGTGGAAGCTACTGCTGAAATG GATGACATTTCTGATGTCCCAAGTGCGCCGCCAATTCATGGCTGTGATCAGAAAATCAGCCAAGCTTCTGAACCAATACCATCAATGAGATCGTATGATGCTCATGCAGCATGTTCAAAGGGCCCAGCTATTAAACAGGAGGCACATTCACATGTCAATGATAAAAGCAATATACCAGACAAGAATGCCAGGTCTTTAAAATGCTC GAACAAGTCAAGTGGTGCTGAAGTTGCCCCATGTTCCAGTTCATTTCCAGCTCGAGTTCCCACTTTTCATGCAAG TGCACAAGGGCCCTGGCATTCTgtgattgcatatgatgcatgtgtTCGGCTATGCCTTCACGCATGGGCTAGAGGTTGCATGGAAGCTCCCATTTTCTTGGAAAATGAATGCGCACTATTGCGAAGCACTTTTGG TCTGCAGCAGATCTTGTTACAGTCAGAGGAGGAATTGCTGGCAAAACGATCTTCAGAGCTTGCGAATGAAGGAGCTGCACCGAAGCCCAGAAAAACAATAGGCAAGATGAAGGTTCAAG TCCGTAAGGTCAGAATGTCTCCGGATATGCCTTCTGGCTGCAGTTTTTCATCCTTGAAGGCACCCATGGTAAAGCTTGAATCACTTCGATATCGCATGTCCAATGTCCAATCAACTCTTTCATCAGGATGGGAATCGCTTAGGAAAGTTCGTGTTTTACCCCATCTACCTGCAAATAGTTCATTTTCGAGGCACAGCTTAGCATATATGCATACTAGTGCTCAGTATATTAAACAAGTCTCTGGCCTTCTAAAAATTGGGGTTACTACTCTTCGTAGCAGTTCAACATATGAAATTGTCCAAG AAACATATTCTTGTCAGTTGAGACTGAAAAGTTCAACCGAAGAGGATTGGGTTCGAATGCAACCTGGATCTGGCGAAACACATGTGTT CTTCCCTGATAGCTTAGGAGATGATTTAATTGTTGATGTCCATGATTCCAAAGGAAAGTTATGTGGCCGAGTCGTAGCTCAAGTGGCCAACATTGCGGAGGATCCT AGTGACAAACTTCGCTGGTGGTCTATTTATCATGAACCGGAGCACGAACTTGTTGGACGAATACAACTTTGTGTAAATTACACAACCAGTGTAGACGAGAATAGTGCTTTGAAG TATGGTTCCGTTGCAGAAACTGTGGCTTATGATATAGTCTTGGAAGTTGCAATGAAAGCTCAACGTTTTCAACAGAGGAATCTGTTGCTGCATGGACAATGGAAATGGTTACTGACAGAATTTGCCTCCTATTATGGGGTTTCAGATGCATATACCAAACTAAG ATACCTTTCTTATGTTATGGATGTCGCAACCCCTACAGCAGACTGTCTTATTGTGGTTCATGATCTGCTGTTGCCTGTGATGTTGAAGAGCCATAGTAAGAATACATTGAGTCATCAAGAG AACCGCATTCTAGGAGAAATCGAGGAGCAGATTGAGCAAATTCTAGCTATGGTTTTTGAGAATTACAAGTCCCTCGATGAGTCTTTACCGTCAGGGATGGTGGAAGTTTTTTGTCCTGCTACCGGGGCTCCAGCTCCAGCATTGGTACCTGCTGTCAAGCTGTACACTCTTCTGCATGATATACTATCCCCAGAGGCTCAACTAAAACTATGCCGTTATTTCCAG GCTGCTGTAAAGAAGAGGATGAGGCGGCACTTGGTTGAAACTGATGAGTTTGTTGCAGGGAAATGTGAAGGCAACTTGATGGATGTTGTGACCATTTCTACTGCTTACCAGAAAATGAGATCACTCTGCTTCAATATCCGAAATGAAATTTTCATGGACATCGAAATCCATAATCAGCATGTACTCCCCAG CTTCATAGACCTTCCGAATCTATCTGCATCCATTTACACTGTGGAACTTTGTAGTAGATTGCGTGCATTCCTAGTTGCATGCCCTCCTACTGGCCCTTCACCCACTGTTGCTGATCTTGTTATTGCAACTGCTGATTTCCAGAAGGATCTTGCTAGTTGGAACATTAG TCCTATTAAAGGAGGTGTTGATGCTAAGGAGTTATTCCACTTGTATATTATATTATGGATCCAAGATAAGCGCCTTGCATTGCTCGAGTCTTGCAAATTAGATAAG GTGAAATGGTCAGGAGTTCGAACACAACATATGACAACTCCATTTGTTGATGACATGTATGACCTACTGAAAGATACCTTGAATGAATATGAGGTCATTGTATGCCGCTGGCCAGAATACACCTTTGTCCTGGAGAAT GCCATTGCAGATATTGAGAAGGCAGTGGTTGAGGCTTTGGAGAAGCAATATGCAGATGTGTTGGCTCCATTGAAGGATAGCATGGCACCTAAGAAATTTGGCCTCAAATATGTTCAGAAACTCACAAAGCGCAATTCGATATGCCCTTATACTGTGCCTGATGAA CTGGGGATTCTTTTGAACACTATGAAAAGAGTGCTTGATGTTCTGCGACCCAAAATAGAGATGCAGTTAAAATCTTGGCGTTCTTGTATACCAGATGGTGGGAATGTAGCTGCCGAAGATCGCCTTGGTGAAGTAAATGTAACGTTGAGAGCGAAGTTCAGGAATTACCTGCAGGCAGTTGTAGAGAAACTCGCAGAGAAT ACTCGTGCACAGAGCACCACAAAACTCAAGAGGATCATCCAAGACTCGAAGGATGTTATAGTGGAATCTGATATTAGAAGCAGAATGCAGGCCTTGAAAGATCTGCTTTTTCAGACAATCAATCACCTCCATACAGTCTTTGAGGTTCAGGTGTTCGTAGCAGTATGTCGAGGCTTTTGGCACCGAATGGGACAG GATGTCCTTAGTTTCTTGGAGAATCGAAAAGAGAACAGAGCGTGGTATAAATGTGCACGAGTCACAGTGGCT GTTTTGGATGATACATTTGCATCACAGATGCAGCAGCTGCTTGGTAGTAATGCACTGCAGGAGAAAGACCTGGAACCACCCAGATCAATCATGGAAGTGCGATCAGTGCTCTGCAAGGATGCACCTGTTCACAAGGACTCAAATTTCTACTATTAG